A segment of the Amycolatopsis thermophila genome:
CGGACGCGATCCTCGCCAGCGAGAACAACACCATCAAGATCACCGACGTGCCGCCGCTGGGTGTGCCGGTTCTCCGTGGCCCGACCATGGACGGTCTCGGCCGCTTCTACCAGGAGACCATCGAGGAGTCCGACGAGGAGCCGGTCGACGTCGTCGCCGCCCTGCGCGAGGCCGAGGTGGACGTCCTGGTCTCCTACCTGCCGGTCGGTTCCGAGCAGGCCCAGAAGTTCTACGCGCAGTGCGCGATCGACGCGGGTGTGGCGTTCGTCAACGCGATCCCGGTGTTCATCGCCTCCAACCCGGAGTGGGCGCAGAAGTTCACCGACGCCGGTGTCCCGATCGTCGGCGACGACATCAAGTCCCAGGTCGGCGCCACCATCACCCACCGCGTGATGGCGAAGCTGTTCGAGGACCGCGGTGTCCAGCTCGACCGCACCATGCAGCTCAACGTGGGCGGCAACATGGACTTCAAGAACATGAAGGAGCTGGAGCGCCTGGAGTCCAAGAAGGTCTCCAAGACGCAGGCCGTCACCTCGCAGATCGACCGCGACCTCGGCAAGGCCAACGTCCACGTCGGACCGTCGGACTACGTGCAGTGGCTGGACGACCGCAAGTGGGCCTACGTGCGCCTCGAGGGCCGCGCGTTCGGTGACGTGCCGCTGAACCTGGAGTACAAGCTCGAGGTGTGGGACTCGCCGAACTCGGCGGGCATCATCATCGACGCGGTGCGCGCCGCGAAGATCGCCCTCGACCGGGGCATCGGCGGCCCGCTGCTGTCGGCGTCCTCGTACTTCATGAAGTCGCCGCCGGTCCAGTACGACGACTCGACCGCGCGCGACTCGGTGGAGAAGTTCATCACCGGCGACATCGAGCGCTGAGCTTGCCGAGGAGGGGCCCGGTTCCGCCGACCGGGCCCCTCCTCATGCCAGCAGTGCGCGGGGCAGGTCGGCGACGGTGTGCAGCACCGCGTGGACCCGGTCGAGCACGGCGGGGTCCGGCGGGAAGTGCGGGTTGGGCACGGCGTAGACGGTCATGCCGGCGGCCAGCGCCGCCTTGAGGCCGTTGGTGGTGTCTTCGACGGCGGCGCAGCGGGCTGGGGCGAAGTCGAGCCTGCGCGCGGCTTCGAGGTAGACGTCCGGCGCCGGTTTGCCCGCCGCCACCTGCTCGCTGGACAGGGCGACCCGGACGAGGCCGGTGAGGCCGGTGGCCTCCAGGAACGCCTGGATCAGCACCGGCGGTGACGAGCTGGCGATGGCCACCGGGTACCGCTCGCCGATCGCGCGCACCGCGTCCGCCGCGCCGGGCAGGACCGGCGGGCCATCGGCGTAGCGCCGGACCATCCCGTCGATCACGACCTCGGCGATCCGCTCCGGCGTGAGTTTCGCACCGAGCTTCTCGACCAGGTAACGCGCCCACTCCGGCGTGCTCATGCCCTGCATCGCGCGGGTCGCACCGGCGGTCCAGCTGCCCGCGTACTCCGCGACGACCGCCCGGCGCACCTCGTCCCAGGTCTGTTCGGAGTCGACGAGCACGCCGTCCAGGTCGAAAACCACCGCGTCCATGCTCGTGACCGTACCCGGGGCTCGGTCCGACCGGGACCGTGTGAGCCGATTAACTTAGACACCCTAAGCAATAAAGCTTAGGATAGCTAAGTGAATCCAGGAGTTGCCGAGCTCGCGCGCGAGCTGCGCCCGCTGGTCTTCCGGCTGTACTACATGGTCCGGCGGCTGACCCCGCAGCACCGGCTCACCCTGCCCCAGGGGTCGGTGCTCAGCGAACTGGTGCACGGCGGCCCGCGCCGGATGAGCGTGCTCGCCGAGCTCGAGGGTGTGCGCCAGCCGTCCATGACGGACCTGATCCGCCGGCTGGAACGGCTCGGCCTGGTCAGCAGGCGGTCCGACCCGCTCGACCGCCGGGCGGTGCTGATCGAGGCCACCGAGGCCGGGACCCGGTACGTGAGCGAGCTGGTCGTCGCCCGCGAGGAGTTCCTGCGCGAGCGCCTGGCCGCCCTGGATCCGGCCGACCGTGACGCGATCGACGCGGCGCTGCCGGCCCTGCGAAGGCTCATCGATCCGGTCAAGAAGGAGGAGTTGCTCGGATGAGCAACCAACACGGGAGCCTGCTGGACGCGCTCAAGGGCCAGCCCAAGCAGGTGTGGATCACGGCGTTCGCCGCGGTGATCGCGTTCATGGGGATCGGCCTGGTGGACCCGATCCTGCTGTCCATCGCCGAGGGGCTGCACGCCACGCCGTCCCAGGTCACCCTGCTGTTCTCGTCCTACCTCGGGGTGCAGGTGATCGCGATGCTGGTCACCGGCGCGGCGAGCGCCAAGTTCGGTCCGAAGCGGACGGTCCTCACCGGACTGGCGCTGATCGTGATCGCGACCGCGCTGTGCGCCGCGGCCGGCTCGATCGAGCAGCTGGTCGCGTTGCGGGCCGTGTGGGGTCTGGGCAACGCGTTCTTCATCGCCACGGCGTTGTCGGTGATCGTCGGCGCCGCCACCGGCGGGCAGTCCGGCGCGATCCTGCTGTACGAGGCCGCGCTCGGCGTCGGACTCGCCGTCGGGCCGCTGCTCGGCGCCCTGCTGGGCAGCATCTCCTGGCGCGGCCCGTTCGTCGGCACGGCGGTGCTGATGGCCGCGGCGCTCGCGCTGTGCTCGATCTTCCTCGCGAGCGACAAGCACGAGAAGCGCAACCCGATCAAGCTGCTCGACCCGCTGCGCGCGCTCCGGCACGGTGGCCTGCTGCGCACCTCGATCGGATCGGCGTTCTACACCGCGGCCTTCTTCACCGTGCTGGCCTGGACGCCGTTCGTGCTGGACTGGAGCGCCGTCGCGGTCGGGCTGATCTTCTGCGGCTGGGGCCTGTGCGTCGCGGTCGCCGGCGTGGTGCTCGCGCCGAAGCTCGCCGGACGGCTGGGCGAACGGCACGCCACCGTGGTGTCGGTGCTCGGCTACGCCGTCCTGATGGTGGTCCTCGTGGTGCCGAGCAAGCCGGTGGTCGTGGTCGGCGTGATCCTCTCCGGGCTGGTGTCGGGCCTGCTCAACACCCTGTTCACCGGCACCGCGATGTCGATCAGCGACGCGCCGCGTCCGGTCGCGAGCGCCGGCTACAACTTCTGCCGCTGGCTCGGCGGTGCCGCCGCCGCGACCCTCGTCGGTCACGTCGCCGAGTGGCTCGGGTCGGAGCACTCGCCGTTCGTCATCGCCGCGATCCTGTGCGTGCTGGCCGGTGGGCTCCTCGCGGTCCGGACGAAGGGTGCGGATCCGCACCAGGTGCCGGCGGAGGCCGCCCTGGTCGGGGAAGAGCTTTGATCTCTGTTTACCTGTAGTTTGAGGACACCTGATCTCCGTCGCTTAACGTCACGAGCGTTTCCCCTGACCGAGTGACTGGAGACCAGGTGTCTTTCACGCCCGGGCGCTTGCTGCCCCTCCTTACCCACACGAGTGGCAGAGCGGCCACCACGTGCATCTACCGCTGTGGCAACCAGTGCGCCCACGAAGCCCCGAACGAGTCGTCG
Coding sequences within it:
- a CDS encoding HAD family hydrolase; translation: MDAVVFDLDGVLVDSEQTWDEVRRAVVAEYAGSWTAGATRAMQGMSTPEWARYLVEKLGAKLTPERIAEVVIDGMVRRYADGPPVLPGAADAVRAIGERYPVAIASSSPPVLIQAFLEATGLTGLVRVALSSEQVAAGKPAPDVYLEAARRLDFAPARCAAVEDTTNGLKAALAAGMTVYAVPNPHFPPDPAVLDRVHAVLHTVADLPRALLA
- a CDS encoding MarR family winged helix-turn-helix transcriptional regulator — encoded protein: MVRRLTPQHRLTLPQGSVLSELVHGGPRRMSVLAELEGVRQPSMTDLIRRLERLGLVSRRSDPLDRRAVLIEATEAGTRYVSELVVAREEFLRERLAALDPADRDAIDAALPALRRLIDPVKKEELLG
- a CDS encoding MFS transporter; translation: MSNQHGSLLDALKGQPKQVWITAFAAVIAFMGIGLVDPILLSIAEGLHATPSQVTLLFSSYLGVQVIAMLVTGAASAKFGPKRTVLTGLALIVIATALCAAAGSIEQLVALRAVWGLGNAFFIATALSVIVGAATGGQSGAILLYEAALGVGLAVGPLLGALLGSISWRGPFVGTAVLMAAALALCSIFLASDKHEKRNPIKLLDPLRALRHGGLLRTSIGSAFYTAAFFTVLAWTPFVLDWSAVAVGLIFCGWGLCVAVAGVVLAPKLAGRLGERHATVVSVLGYAVLMVVLVVPSKPVVVVGVILSGLVSGLLNTLFTGTAMSISDAPRPVASAGYNFCRWLGGAAAATLVGHVAEWLGSEHSPFVIAAILCVLAGGLLAVRTKGADPHQVPAEAALVGEEL
- a CDS encoding inositol-3-phosphate synthase, giving the protein MGDNSGRVRVAIVGVGNCAASLVQGVHYYRDADPASRVPGLMHVRFGQYHVGDVDFVTAFDVDAKKVGQDLSDAILASENNTIKITDVPPLGVPVLRGPTMDGLGRFYQETIEESDEEPVDVVAALREAEVDVLVSYLPVGSEQAQKFYAQCAIDAGVAFVNAIPVFIASNPEWAQKFTDAGVPIVGDDIKSQVGATITHRVMAKLFEDRGVQLDRTMQLNVGGNMDFKNMKELERLESKKVSKTQAVTSQIDRDLGKANVHVGPSDYVQWLDDRKWAYVRLEGRAFGDVPLNLEYKLEVWDSPNSAGIIIDAVRAAKIALDRGIGGPLLSASSYFMKSPPVQYDDSTARDSVEKFITGDIER